In the Cellvibrio sp. KY-GH-1 genome, ACGGAGCTCTTTTTCCGATTGGTCTGGTGGGTCAATCTTCAAGGCAAGTAACGACTCATCCAGGATTGCAGTGCCAGCTTTCAGCTCCAGGAATGCTGCAAGAGATTCACAAATAAATTGATCAGGAAGCCGTAACTTCGGCTCCAAATTTTTTTTAAATAACTCTGGGTTTTGCTCAAAAAACGCTTTAGTCGTGGACACCCGCCAAGGATGCGGCTCATGCCTCAACCAAAAATACCGATCAACAAACCCGGCCAGACGCGCACTGTTTTTTTGCGCCTCGCGATGCTTGGCTCGATCACGCAATTTTTGCTGTTTTGTTTTCGGCACAAATTTAAACCAGTAGTTACGCAATCTACTGATGAGGCGCTTATCTTCCATGGGGCGCCACTGTCCTCTTAACACTACGCCATTTTTATGGAAAAAATTCTCAGGCATTACCGGTTGGATAAGGGAAAAGTCATCATTTAAAAATAAAAAATTCTCTGATAATCCCGGTATCCGCCAAAGCACAGTCATGATGCTGCGAATATTAAATGTCGGTAGCACATGCTCGTAACCGACAAAGATGTCTTTATGATCAACCAGCTTTACCTTTTCCTCCCAAGGGGTTCCCCGAAGTTGGTCAAAAATATTTGGCACCTGGTCATCCGTTACGATATAGATGTAACGAAGCCACGGAGCAAACTTGAGCAGCGAAACAACGCAATAATTTATTTCACCATCATTGTGGAAGCGGGTCGGATCGGCCGTAACTGGCCGCTGCCCACCAATTTCAGCAATGTATTCGTTTAATTTTTTCAGATGCCTTGGGTCCTGCCCATCTACCCAGGTAACTACCGCATCAATAGCGGGAAAATTTTCACCAAACATAACCAGCTAACATACTCCTTTAGCATAAATATTTACTAGATAAAATATAAAGGCGACTCAGATAACACCCAGTGCTCGGTCACATTACCGTCACGGTCCACCACTTGATCAAAAGCAAACTCAGGAAGACTGACAGTGGATTCACCATGAACCCACGCCATTCGAATAATCTTTCCGTTACGCTCAAACTCAAATAAGTAAAGTGAACTCTGAGTTGGCCATTT is a window encoding:
- a CDS encoding stealth family protein, with amino-acid sequence MFGENFPAIDAVVTWVDGQDPRHLKKLNEYIAEIGGQRPVTADPTRFHNDGEINYCVVSLLKFAPWLRYIYIVTDDQVPNIFDQLRGTPWEEKVKLVDHKDIFVGYEHVLPTFNIRSIMTVLWRIPGLSENFLFLNDDFSLIQPVMPENFFHKNGVVLRGQWRPMEDKRLISRLRNYWFKFVPKTKQQKLRDRAKHREAQKNSARLAGFVDRYFWLRHEPHPWRVSTTKAFFEQNPELFKKNLEPKLRLPDQFICESLAAFLELKAGTAILDESLLALKIDPPDQSEKELRKMIERADRDPSCAFICVQSLEKAPPELHQHIVNWLDRRIGSLADLLAEQSAEQQVLMR